A section of the Agromyces aurantiacus genome encodes:
- a CDS encoding helix-turn-helix transcriptional regulator: MASGRPDEQRLRDLARLRRVRDRMDREYARPLDVDALARGVNMSAGHLSRQFREAYGESPYSYLMTRRIERAMALLQRGDLSVTDVCFAVGCSSLGTFSTRFTELVGVSPSEYRRAATHPLEGVPSVMAKRVARPVRNREAATDRRD; encoded by the coding sequence GTGGCCAGCGGTCGACCCGACGAGCAGCGACTCCGCGATCTCGCCCGCCTGCGGCGGGTGCGCGATCGGATGGACCGCGAGTACGCCCGGCCGCTCGACGTCGACGCCCTCGCGCGCGGCGTCAACATGTCGGCGGGCCACCTCAGCCGCCAGTTCCGGGAGGCGTACGGCGAGTCGCCCTACTCGTACCTCATGACACGCCGCATTGAGCGGGCGATGGCCCTGCTCCAGCGCGGCGACCTCAGCGTCACCGACGTGTGCTTCGCGGTGGGGTGCTCCTCACTCGGCACGTTCAGCACGCGGTTCACCGAGCTCGTGGGCGTCTCGCCGAGCGAGTACCGGCGTGCGGCGACGCATCCCCTCGAGGGCGTGCCCTCGGTGATGGCCAAGCGCGTCGCCCGGCCGGTCAGGAATCGAGAAGCGGCGACGGACCGTCGTGACTAG
- a CDS encoding VOC family protein, with amino-acid sequence MDITIQYTFLPHTDPEASLSFYRDTLGFEVRNDVGYDGMRWITVGPAGQPGTSVVLHPPTADPGVTDEERRVIAEMMAKGTYASIVLATHDVDDVFEQVQASGAEVAQEPIDQPFGVRDCAFRDPAGNMVRIQEPR; translated from the coding sequence ATGGACATCACGATTCAGTACACGTTCCTGCCGCACACCGACCCCGAGGCGTCGCTTTCGTTCTACCGCGACACGCTGGGCTTCGAGGTCCGCAACGACGTCGGATACGACGGGATGCGCTGGATCACGGTCGGCCCCGCGGGCCAGCCCGGCACCTCCGTCGTGCTGCACCCGCCGACGGCCGACCCGGGCGTGACCGACGAGGAGCGGCGGGTGATCGCCGAGATGATGGCCAAGGGCACCTACGCCAGCATCGTGCTCGCGACCCACGACGTCGACGACGTGTTCGAGCAGGTCCAGGCGAGCGGAGCGGAGGTCGCGCAGGAGCCGATCGACCAGCCGTTCGGGGTGCGGGACTGCGCCTTCCGGGACCCGGCGGGCAACATGGTCCGCATCCAGGAGCCGCGCTGA